accacaaaccaatTTGTCCCACACAGTAGATATCATCCATTACAGTGCTTTTCTCATCAGAGTTTGGGTTGTTATTTCACAGAAGGAAACCAGTGCCATTGACATTTAGAGCGGTGCCGACATCACCTTTAGAAGGATTATTGCTCCCCAGTGCATAACATTTCCACCTGAGATAGCTGAAGCATTGCCACACATGAAGGGTTTACTGCAGAGAGTCTGGAGGACACTGTCTCTGTGATACCATCTCTGTGTCTTTCTGTGGTGCTCTGATCTATGGGAAGGGTCCACAAGAGCTGGAGTGAGCCCTGAGGTGTGAAAGGAAACTGTGACATGTCACGCAGGTGAATGCGGCAGTGGCACTGAGTAGGGCCAGGCCATGTGCTGATGGGAAAGGTGACAATGAGCAGTGGGAGGACTTGTCTGCAGGAACTGGAAATCCTGTGGAGGACCATGGGCCATGTCATAAGAAGACGAGAATGGGAGATGATGTGCTTGTCTTAAGAATGCATGTCACAGATTGGAAATGAAGGATGCCTGGAGGCAAGGATGAGGCAGGATGGACACAGAGTCTTCTTGCCAGGATTGACTCCCAGGCTCTCAGGGTCTGAAGCTGGAGGCCTTCTAAATCTTGAGATATTGAAATGCCCACAGAGTTTTTGAGGTCATAAAGAGCTCGCACCTGAGACAATCCCTTGTGCTGGTGCCTGCCTGACGTAGGCTACGTGTTGGTAAGAGGAGGTGAGGTGCTGACTGCTGAATGTCATCTGATGAACACCTTGTTTTGGGAAAGGGGTTGTGGGAGGCAGCACTTGAGCCCGCTGTCCTTGTGCAGTGGTGGGCATCCATAGCAGCTTCTACATGTGTTGATGTCATGGTGTTTCCTAGCTCCTCCTCAGGCAGGATTTGTGAGGACCCGTGGTGAGGTGGGTGTAATCTTTGTACACTCGACTTCCCCTACTTGTGCACTTGCACAGGCAGCCTCGGTAGAGACGGTGTGTCCTGTTGTCACACATGGCTCATTCTGACATGTGCAGATACACGCCAAACCCTGCACAGCACCCAGCTCTGTTGTACTGTGTTACAAATTCTCCCTCCCAGTTGACATTGTGAGTGTGCTTGTGTTTCAGCATTTGGAGTGGTTCTCCTGAAGAAGAAAATCTGTGTGGACTGAGATCAGAGCTGTCACAACCCTCATCATAGAATCCCTAAGAACTCTAACGTGCAGCTCTGTAGTGTTTCCATCTGAGATTgctaaaaaggcaaaaatcatcTGATGGGGAATTTTACACAGCTGGGAAGAGCCTTCTGAATGCTGTGTGGCTTTGTATCCCTCCTTGTGTTCTCTGTGCGTCCGGGGGTAGGTGAGGGTGTGCAAAGGCCTGGGCCAGATATAGAATGAGGTTTAGAGATGAGCATGTTTTTAGGGCTGAGCACTATCTGAGCATTTTGGCAATGATCATGCAACTGGCTACAAGTAGGGCCTGGGCAGGTGTCACTGGCACGGTAACTTGGAGTGTGCCAGAGTCTTGCCTGCGGGAAATGGAGCTGCTGAATAGAACAGAGTCTGTGtcgctggggaagggctggggaacGTTTGCTTACGCTGTGGAGATGCCATTTCCCACGGCGCAGGATAGAGGATGCCACGAGGAAACCTTGAGAAAAGCCCCGGGGCAGGGGTCTTCGTGACTGGGATCCTCCCAGGACGTCCAGAATTTAGACGTATCCTCACACCCTGTTGTTGTCTGTGGTATTACTGCTTTTGCAGATGACTACCGTACGCATTTTTAATGCCTTGTTTTTGACGGGGAATGTTATTGGTCAAAGAGAAGCTCTTTGAAATTTCTATCACTCTGGCAGCCTTCTCTGAACGCCTCCTCAGCCATCTCTCTGGCCGTAGTCTTGCTAGGGAGGGGGAGAAGACGTCTCTGTGTTCCAGATGTTGGCAGACCTGGCGTTTCAGTACAGTGGAAGGGgttcctttgcttttattctctgtTCTTAGTGAGAACCCGaccagtttgttttttcttctctcacactGGCGATGTGTTGGAAGAGATGCAGAGGATGGAATTCTGGCAGCTGTCAGGTTGCAGATGTTTGGGCAGTTTTCCATCAGTGTGTGGAATGGCTTTTCAAGTCTCCTGAGCTGAGGTTGATGCTGAGAGAACGTCCTTAGGTTTCAAGTgtccctcctgcttcccctgTGATAGCAGAGCATGAGGGAGCAGTGCACACTGTCCAGGGTTTTCAAAGCATTTGCAGAAGATGAGTCATTTTTTTGTGTCCAGCATCCCCTGAAATTGATGATAAAGTAAAGGGAAAATGTCCCTTAAAACCAATTTACCTCCCCTGAATATATTTTGCTTCTGAAGGAGCACCCAGTGACGCTCCAGGTAAGTGGCTCACACCTACAGTGGATGTGTTTGAGAGAcagctgtgcttttgttcctgctcaGCTGCGGCATTTTCCTGTTGGATCGAGCGAAGGCTGCCTGGGTTGTAATGCCTGTCGGGTTGGAGCAGCAAAGCACCACTGCCTGCTCTcgttcctctgctgctgcttccaggcaCGGTGGGAGCAGGCGGCAGCCGGGACAGGTGGAGGAGGGACCTTAATGCGTTTCTGGGCGTGGATGTGTTGGGCATCCAGAAGATGTTCCCACTGAAGAAGCCGCGGTGTTTCCTGGGTGGCGTTTGTTTGGCTGTGTGATGCGTGGCTCATGCTAATGCTGAGAGGTATTCCGTGGGACCAACGCCCCTGGGAACGGGGGTTCTTGCCGTGTTGTCCCggcagagcctgcctgcctgcaaggGGAAGCAAGAGCTGGACGTTCCTTGCGCAGGTGGGAAATGAGTCAGGCAGAACAGTTCTTCCCCAAGGTACATGAGGagtgctggggagctgtggctgccccgtgCTTTGTGAGCCTTCCTGGAGGGTTGTCGTGCTGGGCTGAGATGGGTTTGAGTTCCCGACGGAGAGACTGCCCTGGGCTGTTGGGACTGTTTGGATCCTGTTTTACTGGATGTTGAAGTACCTGGGGCTTGGGCTTGTGTTTCAGAGGGTGTTGGTTTGCGTTCTGATGTCGCGGAGCTGTTCTTTGCCATGGGATTGCCTTGGTGTGTTTTCTGCCGGGTCCCGGAGAGGGCTGGAGGCTGAGGAGTGTGGCCTTCATCgtgaggggaggggaagctgcAGGTGCATGGACAGTAGGAAGgtgctggggaagaggaaggagagatcTTGCTAAAGGGCGTGTACCTCCTTCATGGCGAGCATGGTGcagctatttttaaacacattttgctgaagaagaaaCGAAGAGACAAgaatggaagcagaagagaagggcagagaaagaaatgttatagcagggcaaaaagaaaaagagagagaacggaagagaggaaagaagaaagaaaaaaaggaggagcaatataaggaaggaaaggaaggattccttgcaagcaagcaagcaagaagagATGACTGAGGAAGATTCCCAGCGTGCACTGATGTTATCTCGAGATGGAGAATGGAGTTGAGGAACTCGGCATCCTCGGTACTGCGGGGCACTCGGCAAGGCTTGATGAAGggtggtgaggaagaggaaggagagctCTTTCCGCGGGACTTGTCCATGGTTTATTGCGAGCATGGCGTAGGTATTTGGGGAAAATGTTGGTAAAGAAGAAGCACAGAAGAGACCAGGATGGAAAGAGGAGGGTAGACGAAACTGTGacaggggaaagaaggaaagggaagggaaagagagaaaaagggcgagaaaaagagaatgtgagaaggaaatggaggagaaaaggaaaaccaaaggaagGACTGACACTGCGCAAGTAAAAATCAagtcaggaaggaaggaagggaggacgGACAACGACACAGAGGATGAGAATGGAAGCGCAAAGGAGATGACCGGCACGTACCGACCTGCGGCGGAGCAGCACACGGTGTCGCTGCAGGCTCAGAAACGGCGGCTCGGTCAGGGCGGCTCCGCCCCGGTGCGGCGGAGAGCCCGGCTGtgagcgcgggggggcggcgcggggcgggcaggagAGCCGGGgcgtgcgggcggcggcggggagccgtgcggggcccgggcgggtgccggcggcggcgatgggcGTGTGCGGGGGGCCCGCGGTGCGGGTGCTGGTGCTGGCGGCGGCCTGGGCGCTGGGCGGCGGGCAGGTGCGCTACTCGGTGCCGGAGGAAGCCAAGGCCGGGACGGTGGTGGGCCGGCTGGCGCAGGACCTGGGCCTGGAGGCGGGCGAGGCGGAGGCGCGGCGGCTGCGGCTGGTGGCGCAGGGCCGGCGGGCGAGCGTGGAGGTGAGCGGGGCGAGCGGGGCGCTGGTGGTGAGCTCGCGGCTGGACCGGGAGGAGCTGTGCGGGAAGAGCGCGCCGTGCGCCCTGCgcctggaggtgctggtggagcGGCCGCTGCGCGTCTTCCACGTGGAGCTGGAGGTCACCGACATCAACGACAACGCCCCGCTCTTCCCCGCCGCCCGCAGAAACCTCAGCATCGCGGAATTCACCACGCTGCCGGGATCGCGGTTCCCGCTGGAGGGCGCGTCGGATGCGGATATCGGCGCCAACGCGCAGCTCTCCTACAGCCTCAGCCCCAGCGAGCACTTCTCCCTGGATTTGCAGCGCAGTGTAGAATACCGCGAATCCCTGTTTCTGGTGCTCGCGAAACCACTTGACCGGGAGTCGGTGCCCGTGCACCGTCTGGTGTTGACGGCGAGTGACGGGGGCCGGCCGTCGCTGTCGGGCACGATGGAGCTGGTGGTGTCGGTGCTGGACGCCAACGACAACGCGCCCCAGTTCAACCAGTCGGTGTATAAAGTGCAGCTGCCGGAGAGCGCTGCAGAGGGGACGCTGGTGGCCTCGGTGAACGTCACGGATCCGGACGTGGGTAGCAACGGCGAAATGACGTTCAGTGTGATCAGTACTTTTCCTGAAAAGGGATTAAACATTTTCCTGTTAAATCCGAAGACTGGGGAGATCCGTCTGACGGGCGCTCTGGACTATGAAGACGCCCGGTCATACGAGATACAAATCGAAGCGACAGACAAGGGGACGCCGCCGCTGTCGGGTCACTGcaaggtggtggtggaggtgctggacgtgaacgacaacgcgcccgagGTGTGGGTGACGTCGCTgtcggtgccggtgccggaggaCGCGGCGGTGGGGACGGTGGTGGCGCTGCTGAGCGTGTCGGACCGGGACTCGGGGGCGAACGGGCGGGTGCGCTGCGCGGTGTGGCCGGCGGCGCCGTTCGGGCTGGTGGCGACGTTCGCGGGCTCGTACTCGCTGGTGCTGCGGGAGGCGCTGGACCGGGAGCGGGTGTCGGAGTACGAGGTGGAGGTGCGTGCGGAGGACGGCGGGGCGCCGCCGCTGCGCGCCAGCCGCGGGGTGCGGGTGCCGGTGtcggacgtgaacgacaacgcgccggcGTTCGCGCAGGCCGTGTACACGGTGCTGGCGCGGGAGAACaacgcggcgggcgcggagctggCGCGGCTGTGGGCGCGGGACCCGGACGAGGCGGGCAACGGGCGCGTGAGCTACTCGGTgtgggagggcggcggcgggggcgcggccccgggcggcgggtGGCGGGCGGCGTCGAGCTACGTGTCGGTGGACGCGGAGAGCgggcggctgcgggcgctgcAGCCCCTGGACTACGAggaggtgcaggtgctgcagtTCGAGGTGCGGGCGGTGGACGCGGGGGAGCCGCCGCTGTGCGGCAACGCCACGGTGCAGCTCTTCGTGGTGGAcgagaacgacaacgcgccggcgctgctgccggcagccggcggcgggccggggcccggggccgcgggctcggcggcgtcggggccgggctcgggggcGTGGTGGGCGTGGGCGGCGTGGGGGGCGCCGGCGGGGCAGGTGGTGGCGAAGATCCGCGCGGTGGACGCGGACTCGGGCTACAACGCGTGGCTGCGCTACGAGCTGTGGGAGCCGCGGGGGAAGGGCCCGTTCCGCGTGGGGCTGTACAGCGGCGAGGTGAGCACGGCGCGGGCGCTGGAGGAGGCGGACGGCCCGCGGCAGAGGCTGGTGATCGTGGTGCGGGACCACGGGGAGCCGGCGCGCTCGGCCACGGCCACGCTGAGCGTGTCGCTGGTGGAGGGCGCCGAGGCGGCGCTGGCGGCCGCGGGCTCGTCCTCGGCGGCgtcggggccggggctgcgggcggcggagggcggcccggcggcggcggcgacgacGAACGTGTGGCTGGTGGTGGCTATCTGCGCGGTGTCGAGCCTGTTCCTGCTGGCGGTGGTGCTGTACGGGGCGTCGCGGTGGGCGCCGCGGGCGGCCGTGCTGTCGGGGCCCGGGCCGGCGACGCTGGTGTGCGCCAGCGAAGTGGGGAGCTGGTCGTACTCGCAGCGGCAGAGCCGGAGCCTGTGCGTGGCGGACGGCGCGGGCAAGAGCGACCTGATGGTTTTCAGCCCCAacgtgccgccgccgcccggccccgcggcgaaGGAGACGCAGCCGCAGCCGCCCGCTCTGCTGGACACGGTCAGtggccctcccctccctccgtcTCTTCCtccgtccctctgtccctccGTGCCTCCCTCTCTCGCCTGCCGGCCCTTCCCGCGACGCCCCTTGCCCGCTGCCGCCCTTCTGGCGCGTCCCGTGGGCAGGCGCTGGTGGGAGCCGGGCTGAGCCCGCGGGGCCTGCGGGCGGTGGGTGCGTGGCGGGGGCTGAAGGGTGGTGGTGGCACCTTGGCATCTGCCCTCGCGTCCTCCCCGGAGCCCCTGGGCTCTtgctggggctgcggggggaaGTGAAGGTGTTgccgcccccagcagcagctgttccCGCCCTCCGCTGGGCTTTGCTGTTGCGGGGGGCAGTTGCTGTCCCGGTCAGTAAAGTCACTGCCGCTTGCGGGGAGAGGTGCCACGACGTGGGGTCTGGGGACGCTCCTGCTTGCTGCTGTGTGGCATTTGCCCCCGAGCTTGCTGAAGGAGAGCGGGACACGCCGGCTGTGGTGGTGATGGTCCCCAGGCACTATGTACTCTCTTCTTACCGCTGCTGAGTGGGCTGGTATCAGATTTGGTTTCCTGTTGTTCCCTCTCCTCGTCTCTCATCTCATTGTTGGGTTCCCTCTGCATATCAGCAGAAGACAAGAATGGGAGACGATGTGTCTGTCTTGAGAACGTGTGTCCCAGAGTGGGGAGTGGAGGATGCCCAGAGGAAAGCCTGAGGCAGGAAGGGCACAGAGTTTTCCTGCCCAGGATCCTTTCCCAGGGCCCAAGGTTCAGGAGCTGGAGGCCTTCTGGATCTTGAGCTAGTGTGTGGTACTGAAATGCCCACAGAGTCTTTCGATGTTATGAATATCTTGCACCAGATCCACTCccttgtgctgctgcctgcctggttAGGAAATGTGTTGGTAAGGGCAGTGACATGCAACTTCTGAACACTGTGATTgaccttttccttcttgttttgagaaaggggctgtgggagggtAGCGCTTCAGTCCTCTGTCCTTGTGTGGTGATGGGCATCCATAGCAGCTTCCACATGCATGGATGTGGCCATGAGAGTTTGTTACTTCTCCTCAGGTGGGATTTGTAAGTGGATGGGCTTAGGGGACCGGTGTAATCTGTGTGTGTTTGATCACGCTCTTAATACATTGCCCTCGTGTCCAGTGTTTCACCGCTGTGGCCATGAAATGTGAGCCGTTGTCACTTTGGGTTCATTCAAGGATGATTGTCCTTTGAAGGGATGTGATGTAAGATGACAACTGGGACTTGAGGGAGTTCTCTCCCTGTGGTGCATTTCCTCCATTTCACTTGTCTCACCAGAGCCTTTGGGGAAGTAGGGAAGGCGATACAGCCTTCTTTTTCCCCAAGCATGTGTCAGCTGCACTCAGTCCTATAAGGTCTTCGGGCTGAGGAGTCTCCTCCAAGGTAGCTGTTGGAAATggaatttttctcttcttactcCCCTCATCTCCCAGGCCGTGTACTTGTGTTCTTGGCCAGAGAAGTGGGGTGATGTACGCTACCCTGTTTTGTTCTTTCAAAAGTTGCATCAGCAGCTACACCTGTACAATAGAAACCCTGCCAATCTTTttggaaaaacaagcaaagaagcaaaagtaaagcaaaccaacccaccaaaacaaaacctacaCAGAATTCTCTACACAATTCAATATCATCCATTACAGAGAGATGAGCATCAACAGTTGGGTTGTTCTCCCGCAGATGATTTCAATGCCATTGCCATTCAGAGCTGTCTCCACATCTGCTTCAGCAAGAGTATTGCTGTCAGGTCTTCAGCATTTCCATCTGAGATAGCTGAAGCGTCGCCAGAGATGACAGTTCAGGAGCAGAGAGTCTGCTGGGCACCGTGTATGTGATACCTCTGGGTGGTTTTCTATTGTGCTCTCATGGATGGGAGGTCGGCTTGAGCCTTGAGGTGTGAAAGGAGACTGTGACATGTCACAGAAGTGAATGTGACACTGAGTAGGGCCCGGCCATTGCCTGATGTGACGGGTGACCTTGAGGAGTGGGCGGACTTGTCTGCAGGAACTGGAAATCCTTGGGAAGACTATGGGCCGTGTCATAAGAAGTCAGTTATGGGAGCTGATGTGCTTGTCTTGAGAACGTGTGTCCCCAAGTGGGGAGTGGAGGATGCCCAGAGGAAAGCTTGAGGCAGGATGGTCACAGAGGGTTCCTGCCCGGGATCGACTCCCAGGCTCCGAGGGTCTGGACTATGAGGCCTGCTAGATCTGAACGTAGTGTGTGGGGCTGAAATGCCCACGATGTCTTTTATGAGTGTCTCGCATCCCTGACAGTCCCTTGTGctggtgctgcctgctgcaggcagtgtgtgGGTAAGGGGGGGGACATGCAGCCTGCTGAATACTGTCTGATGAACATCTTTGCTGAGGTTTTGGGAACTGCACTGTGGGAGGGTAGTGCTTCCATCTGCTGTCCTTGTGTTGTGGCGGGCATCTGGAGGAGCTTCCGCAGCCCTTGGTGTTGCCATGATGGCAACCTCATCAGGCAGGATTTGTAAGGACACATGAGGAGGTGGGTGTAATCCTGGTGGCTGCAGTGGAGATGTTGTGTTGTCTTCTCACTATTAACTCATTCAGATATCTGCACATACACACCCAACCCAGCACAGCATTGCAGCTCTGGTTTTCTATCGTAGAAGTTCTCTTACCCCACTGACATTGTGAGACCACTTGCATTTGGCATTATACATATTCTTCTGCAAGAACAAAATCCATGTGGCCTGGGATCAGCCTGTCATAGCTCTAACCACAGACCCTGTGATGTGCAGCTCTGTGGTGTTTCCATCTTAGATTGCCGAAAAGGCACAAAGCATTGGTGAATGGTGAAGTTCAAGCATCTGGGAAGTGCCTGCCAGATGCTGTGTGGCTTTGCATCCCTCCGTATGTTATTTGTGCTGGTCGTGGGATAAGTGAGGATGTGCAAAGGCCTGGGTCATGCTCTGAGCAGGGTTGACAGCTGGGCATGTTGTTGGTATTGAGCAAGGTCTGAGTATTATGGAAGTTGCTCTGGAGTTGGAGGCCTTCTGGATCTTGTGAGTGTGTGATATTGAACTTCCCACAACGATGTGTG
This genomic interval from Athene noctua chromosome 12, bAthNoc1.hap1.1, whole genome shotgun sequence contains the following:
- the LOC141965182 gene encoding protocadherin alpha-2-like, with amino-acid sequence MGVCGGPAVRVLVLAAAWALGGGQVRYSVPEEAKAGTVVGRLAQDLGLEAGEAEARRLRLVAQGRRASVEVSGASGALVVSSRLDREELCGKSAPCALRLEVLVERPLRVFHVELEVTDINDNAPLFPAARRNLSIAEFTTLPGSRFPLEGASDADIGANAQLSYSLSPSEHFSLDLQRSVEYRESLFLVLAKPLDRESVPVHRLVLTASDGGRPSLSGTMELVVSVLDANDNAPQFNQSVYKVQLPESAAEGTLVASVNVTDPDVGSNGEMTFSVISTFPEKGLNIFLLNPKTGEIRLTGALDYEDARSYEIQIEATDKGTPPLSGHCKVVVEVLDVNDNAPEVWVTSLSVPVPEDAAVGTVVALLSVSDRDSGANGRVRCAVWPAAPFGLVATFAGSYSLVLREALDRERVSEYEVEVRAEDGGAPPLRASRGVRVPVSDVNDNAPAFAQAVYTVLARENNAAGAELARLWARDPDEAGNGRVSYSVWEGGGGGAAPGGGWRAASSYVSVDAESGRLRALQPLDYEEVQVLQFEVRAVDAGEPPLCGNATVQLFVVDENDNAPALLPAAGGGPGPGAAGSAASGPGSGAWWAWAAWGAPAGQVVAKIRAVDADSGYNAWLRYELWEPRGKGPFRVGLYSGEVSTARALEEADGPRQRLVIVVRDHGEPARSATATLSVSLVEGAEAALAAAGSSSAASGPGLRAAEGGPAAAATTNVWLVVAICAVSSLFLLAVVLYGASRWAPRAAVLSGPGPATLVCASEVGSWSYSQRQSRSLCVADGAGKSDLMVFSPNVPPPPGPAAKETQPQPPALLDTVSGPPLPPSLPPSLCPSVPPSLACRPFPRRPLPAAALLARPVGRRWWEPG